A genomic region of Dunckerocampus dactyliophorus isolate RoL2022-P2 chromosome 8, RoL_Ddac_1.1, whole genome shotgun sequence contains the following coding sequences:
- the LOC129185985 gene encoding inter-alpha-trypsin inhibitor heavy chain H3-like: MPGALGIGLLLLWGSACLWLASPAQGDLLIPGQDGPFKETGDPARTQQKRSTADVTVEVYSVTVDCTVTSRFSHTVMTSKALNKANVSQEIFFEVDLPKTAFITNFSMEIDGQVYVGEVKEKEKAKKQYEKAVSSGKTAGLVKVSGRKMEKFSVSVNIAAQSNVTFVLTYEELLQRKQGQYEILTRVKPKQLVQEFQIVANIYEPQGINFVDAHATFLSNDLLPLVEKTVSEKKAHISFSPTLEQQRKCPGCDGSLIDGDFLIKYDVNHDTRLGEIQVVNGYFVHFFAPPGLPRVPTNVVFVIDRSGSMYGTKIQQTREAMLKILQDLKEDDYFALILFDDKIVSWKKTLIKATKENVAEAMSYIRRLSDRGGTNINDAVLKAVEMLLTDKAQNRVPERSIDMIILLTDGMPNEGESNPHRIQENVRSANNGSMSVFSLGFGNDVDYSFLNVLSQQNKGLARRIFTGSDAALQLQDFYEEVSSPLLSEVNVRYPDNAVDFLTTNHFSQLFNGSEIVVAGHLTDNNLDNFLVEVIAQGCEENFQVQGKASALDWGTIYPDEEYIFGDFTERLWAYLTIQQLLEKSKSGSQDEKSNATAKALDMSLQYSFVTPLTSMVVTKPEDEDKPDSTLIANKLTEEERQQAERTGHYSTLSTPSYRFTSAAPTYLVDGDPHFIIELPDRDDALCFNINDQPGTIFNLVKDPKSGVLVNGQIIGDKQIPPDGKINTYFWRFGIIQQRLGVRLEVSTKSILVLQDGKRVRLQWSNTTTLKRDNMDLLLTKDRSLTVTLKDSVKFVVLLHKVWKNHPYHQDYLGFYTLDTHLLSPSVHGLLGQFYHGIEYEVTNVHPGEVPEKPDATMYVKGQELNVTRGWQRDFRRDVKNGENVPCWFIHNNGTGLIDGDASDYIVSGLFKTF, from the exons ATGCCTGGAGCGTTGGGTATTGGACTACTGCTGCTGTGGGGCAGCGCTTGCCTTTGGCTGGCCAGCCCGGCCCAGGGAGACCTTCTCATCCCAGGACAGGATGGACCTTTCAAG gaGACAGGAGATCCTGCTAGGACACAGCAG AAAAGAAGTACAGCAGATGTCACG GTGGAGGTGTATAGTGTGACGGTGGACTGCACGGTGACGTCGCGTTTCTCTCACACCGTCATGACCTCCAAGGCTCTCAATAAAGCCAACGTCTCACAGGAAATCTTCTTCGAGGTCGATCTTCCAAAGACGGCCTTCATCACCAACTTTAGCAT GGAAATTGATGGTCAAGTTTATGTCGGAGAGGTGAAGGAGAAAGAGAAAGCCAAGAAACAGTATGAGAAGGCGGTTTCTTCCGGAAAGACTGCTGGACTGGTCAA GGTTTCCGGGAGGAAAATGGAGAAGTTTTCTGTGTCTGTCAACATTGCAGCACAAAGTAATGTCACTTTTGTTTTGACCTATGAGGAGCTCCTTCAAAGGAAACAGGGccagtatgagattctgaccCGAGTGAAACCCAAACAACTTGTCCAGGAGTTTCAG ATTGTGGCAAACATCTATGAGCCTCAAGGCATTAACTTTGTTGATGCCCATGCAACTTTCCTCTCCAACGATCTGCTCCCCCTGGTGGAGAAAACTGTCTCAGAAAAGAAG GCACACATTTCCTTTTCACCAACTCTGGAGCAGCAGAGGAAATGTCCAGGTTGTGATGGAAGTCTGATCGATGGGGATTTTCTCATCAAGTATGATGTGAACCATGACACCCGCCTCGGGGAAATTCAG GTTGTCAATGGATACTTTGTGCACTTCTTTGCCCCACCCGGCCTGCCCAGGGTGCCAACAAATGTAGTGTTTGTCATTGATCGAAGCGGCTCAATGTACGGAACTAAAATCCAGCAG ACACGAGAGGCAATGCTCAAGATCCTTCAAGATCTCAAGGAGGATGACTACTTTGCCCTCATCCTGTTTGATGACAAAATTGTTAGCTGGAAGAAAACACTAATCAAAGCCACAAAGGAGAATGTGGCTGAAGCCATGTCttacatcaggaggttgtctGATAGAGGAG GCACCAACATAAACGACGCAGTGTTGAAAGCTGTGGAAATGTTACTGACAGACAAGGCACAGAACAGGGTCCCAGAGAGAAGCATCGATATGATCATTTTACTCACGGATGGGATGCCGAATGAGG GTGAGTCCAACCCCCACAGGATTCAGGAGAATGTGCGCTCTGCCAACAATGGAAGCATGTCTGTGTTCAGTCTGGGATTTGGAAATGATGTGGACTACTCCTTCTTGAATGTGCTGAGCCAACAAAACAAGGGACTGGCTCGCAGAATTTTCACGGGCTCAGATGCAGCTCTTCAACTCCAG gATTTCTATGAGGAAGTGTCCAGCCCACTACTTTCAGAAGTGAATGTACGTTACCCGGACAATGCAGTGGACTTCCTCACCACCAACCACTTCAGCCAGTTGTTTAACGGCTCAGAGATTGTGGTGGCTGGTCATCTGACAGACAACAACCTGGACAACTTCCTGGTGGAAGTTATTGCCCAGGGG TGTGAAGAGAATTTCCAAGTACAGGGCAAGGCCAGTGCTCTGGACTGGGGCACTATTTACCCAGATGAAGAGTACATCTTTGGGGATTTCACGGAGCGCCTATGGGCGTACCTCACCATCCAGCAGCTCCTGGAGAAAAG CAAGAGTGGCAGTCAGGACGAGAAAAGTAACGCCACAGCCAAGGCCCTGGACATGTCCCTGCAGTACAGTTTTGTCACCCCTCTCACCTCCATGGTGGTCACCAAGCCTGAAGATGAGGACAAACCAGACAGCACCCTCATCGCTAATAAACTGACTGAGG AGGAAAGACAACAGGCAGAACGAACTG GACATTATTCCACTTTAAGCACACCCTCCTATCGCTTCACCAGTGCAGCACCAACATATCTCG TGGATGGAGATCCTCATTTCATCATAGAGCTCCCAGACAGAGATGATGCTCTGTGCTTCAACATCAATGACCAACCAGGGACGATTTTCAACCTGGTTAAAGACCCAAAGTCAG GTGTTTTGGTGAATGGCCAGATCATTGGAGACAAGCAAATTCCTCCCGATGGCAAAATCAACACCTACTTTTGGCGTTTTGGCATCATTCAGCAAAGGTTAGGAGTGAGATTGGAGGTGAGCACTAAAAGCATCTTAGTGCTCCAAGACGGCAAGCGGGTGAGGTTGCAGTGGTCTAACACAACAACCCTCAAAAGAGACAA CATGGATCTTCTTTTGACCAAGGACCGCAGCCTAACGGTTACTCTAAAAGATTCTGTCAAGTTTGTGGTCCTGCTACACAAGGTGTGGAAGAACCACCCGTACCACCAGGACTATTTGGGCTTCTACACACTGGACACGCACCTGCTGTCCCCGTCCGTACACGGCTTGCTAG GTCAGTTTTACCATGGGATTGAATATGAGGTCACAAACGTGCATCCAGGAGAAGTCCCAGAGAAACCAGATGCCACCATGTATGTCAAAGGACAGGAGCTGAATGTGACCAG AGGCTGGCAAAGAGACTTCAGGAGAGATGTGAAGAACGGAGAGAACGTTCCCTGTTGGTTCATTCATAATAACGGAACAGGTCTCATTGATGGAGATGCCTCAGACTACATTGTGTCTGGCCTCTTCAAAACATTTTAG
- the mustn1b gene encoding musculoskeletal embryonic nuclear protein 1b: MSQPGEVKKKKRPPMKEEDLKGARSKLGLKGEVKSKTYEVMVECERMGKVAPSVFSGVRTGAETSLDKPAAKAPGASVFNK; the protein is encoded by the exons ATGTCACAG CCAGGTGAagtgaagaagaaaaagcgTCCGCCGATGAAGGAGGAGGACCTGAAAGGAGCCCGCAGTAAACTGGGACTGAAGGGCGAGGTCAAGAGTAAAACCTATGAGGTCATGGTGGAGTGTG AGCGGATGGGCAAAGTTGCACCATCAGTGTTTAGCGGTGTAAGGACGGGGGCCGAGACCTCCCTGGACAAGCCAGCTGCCAAAGCTCCTGGAGCCAGTGTCTTCAACAAGTAG